DNA from Desulforegula conservatrix Mb1Pa:
TACTTACGAAGGCTTGAATCTGCCGGAAGAGCAAATGATAAAAGCTCTGCATTACCAATTATTCCACCAAGCATATTATTAAAATCATGGGCCACCCCGCCTGCAAGCTGGCCTATTACATCCATTTTTCTGGACTGATGCAGCTGTTCCTCCATTCGCTTTGACTGGGTTATATCCCTGAACACGAGGACAGCTCCCACAACCCTGCCATCCCTGCTTCTTATGGGAGAACAGATGCCCGAGACATTCAGTTCATGTCCTTCGGGCGATATCATTATGGAGTCAGAAGGAAAAGGCACAACACCTGCAAGCTTCACAGCAGAGCGTACCGGGTTTTCAAGGGGCTTTTTCGTCTTTGGATCCATTATCTTGAGTACTTCAGCAATATCCTTGTCAACAGAACGCTCCATGGACCAGCCCGTCATTTTTTCAGCAACAATATTCAGCATTTGAACTCTGCCTGAAATATCTGTGGATATGACTGCATCACCAATTGACTGAAGTGTTATTCTAAGACTGTCACGACTTTCTGAAATTTCGTTCTGCCTTTCAGTAATTGCAAGGCTCATGTTTTCAAAGCATTCAGCCATTCTTCTTATTTCTTTGAATCCTTTTTTATGAGCATCTTCATGAAGCCTGACCGGAGTCTGAAAAAGCCCGGAATTTTCTTCGGAAGTATTTATTTCCATGGCCTTTTCCATGCCGGCCCTTATTTTCTCAAGCGGATTGACAAGGAATCTTTGTACAACCATTGCAAGAACAGCAATAAGAAAGGCTATTACTGCGGCGAATTTGGCAATGGTTTCTGTGGTGTAGGACAAAACCGAATCTTTAAGCTTTTGCCTGTCCATGAAAAGTTCAACAACAGCTATGTCAAGTTTTTCATTCTTTTTACCGGCATAATCCTTAAAGGAAAGGGGCTTTTTTACCAAAAGATAGCGATCAGATTCTGCCTTTACGGATTTCTCTTTCGGAAGTCTGCCATATTCGAAATGGATGTCTGTGTTTGAAGGGTCCCAGACAATGATACCGCCTACATTCTGGTTTGAAAATTCCGATTTGACGACAGCCTCAATACCCTTGATGTTAAACTCGTAAACAAGCTGTGAAAGGTTGATGGACAACCTGTCAAGAATTGCTTCTGCCTCTCTCGAAAGCTGTTCTTCGGCACTTGCAACCTCAATACGATATTGCAAGACTCCTGCTATAATCAGCAAGAATAGTCCTGTGCTCAGGAGAATCAAAACAAGTTTTCCTGAAATACCAATTTTAAAACCCATATATATGTAACTTCCAGATTATTATCGTGTCGATGAATAGAAAATCACGAATAGGCAGCCAGAACAATCTGAATATCAGCCTTTTTTTGAACATCCATGACAAAAGGAAATCCTGATGGATTATTAACATTGGGGCATGTTACTCTATTAGAAATATAAATTCAACTTGATCAGAAAATATTGGTCATTATTTTGATAAGGTCGCAAAAAGTCAGATTTCCATCATTCCGGCGCAGGCCGGAATCCAGAAGTGGCTGAAATACTGGATTCCGGATCAAGTCCGGCATAACGCTTAAGCCATTTTTAAACTTTTTGCGAGTCCATCATATTTCATTTAAGAACAAGATAAGGGAGCATGATATTCTCTATTTCCTGTCTCTGCTGCTCAAAAACAGCCGGATCATTACTTGCTTTCAAATAATAAGGATCAAGGTATTTAAGAACAACCTTTGAAAATGGTTTTGGCAGCATAAATCTGTCCCAGCTTCCAAAGTACCACGCTGATTCGGCATGAATCACAAACGGAACAAG
Protein-coding regions in this window:
- a CDS encoding hybrid sensor histidine kinase/response regulator, with the protein product MGFKIGISGKLVLILLSTGLFLLIIAGVLQYRIEVASAEEQLSREAEAILDRLSINLSQLVYEFNIKGIEAVVKSEFSNQNVGGIIVWDPSNTDIHFEYGRLPKEKSVKAESDRYLLVKKPLSFKDYAGKKNEKLDIAVVELFMDRQKLKDSVLSYTTETIAKFAAVIAFLIAVLAMVVQRFLVNPLEKIRAGMEKAMEINTSEENSGLFQTPVRLHEDAHKKGFKEIRRMAECFENMSLAITERQNEISESRDSLRITLQSIGDAVISTDISGRVQMLNIVAEKMTGWSMERSVDKDIAEVLKIMDPKTKKPLENPVRSAVKLAGVVPFPSDSIMISPEGHELNVSGICSPIRSRDGRVVGAVLVFRDITQSKRMEEQLHQSRKMDVIGQLAGGVAHDFNNMLGGIIGNAELLSFALPADSSLRKYVDTIIKGSERAADLTKKLLAFSRKAKVVTTPIDIHEQIRSAIALLERSIDPRIKIILRLDATSSIAASDPTLLQNAFLNLAINARDAMPEGGSLTFATSNILLDHEYCSSQPYKIEPGMYLEIGISDTGVGMSKEVLSKVFEPFFTTKPVGQGTGLGLAAVYGTVKDHQGSINVYSETGLGTVFKIYLPIDASSSESFVQGEESLSCCKTGCVLVVDDEAIIRSTAQALLSSLGYDVLLASDGDEALDIFFMEKERISVILLDIVMPKMSGREVYQHIREIDGEVPIIFSSGFSSEGIVGDLMDLGAAAFIQKPYRQSALGKVLNDVLS